From the Polaribacter huanghezhanensis genome, the window ACGGCTGGATTCAAACCAGCAACCTCTTGAGCCGTAATCAAGTGCGCTATTCAGTTGCGCCACGTGGCCGTAAGCGGCTGCAAATATAGTTGCTATTTTTTAATTTTGAAAATCTATTCTGCTATTTCTTTTTTAAATTCTTCTATGATTGGCGTTGCTTTTTCTAAATCAGAGCCATAGATAAATAATTCAATATTGTCAATAGCTAAGCCAAAACCGCCAAGTCTTGCAGATTCGTGATGATTTTTAATTAAACTTGGTATTTTTTCTTTATCAAGTAAGTAGCTTAATCTATCAATAAGTATTGATGTTCCTGTAAATATTTTTATATGTTCTTTTGTCATATTTATATGATTTTAGTCTAATGATTTCATGGTAACATATGCCCTCCAGCCAATAATAGCTAATTGTATTTTTGATGCCTTGCTTATGTCTAATTGCTTTTTTGTAAATGAAGGTAAAACAACCTTATTTACGTTGGCTACTATTTTAAAAAAATGTTTTTTCATCTGTTTAAATATACTTCATTTGATGTTGATATCAAAATGATTTTTTCTCTGATTTTGAATCTGTAAAGGTAAATTCTAAAGTAGTACTTTTTGTGGCGATTGCTATTCCATTTAATTCTCCAACTTTAATATTCGGAATTGGTTTTCCTCTGTCGTAAAAAGTAACTTCAGAGTTGCTTCTTTTGTTTTTTACTGTAATGGTAATTTTAATAATTTCATTTTGTTTGTTGAATTTTAAATTACTATAGGTAAAAAATAAGCTTTCTTTTGCTAGATTTTTTTTAAAATCACTTAGTTTTTCTATTGTAAAATCTTTGGTAATTGTTTCTGTAAAACCGTTAAATCTAGTTTGTAAGAAGGATTTTTTTTCTTGAGCAATTATAGTGCTGCTAAATAATAATGTAAAAATTAAAGCAGAAAAAAGAAATATATAGTTGTGTTTTATCATAAAAATGCACTTAATTTTTTACACAAATAAAAACAAAAGATAAAAGTAATTTTTTTAAAATGAAATAAAGAGAAATCTGTTCAAAAATTCTAATTATACTATCTTCGCATAAAATTAAATACATGGAGTTTTTATATCTAATCTTAGGGCTAATTTTATTGATTTCTGGAGGTAATTGGTTGTTGAAAGCAGCAGTTGCAATATCTTTAAAATTAAATATCCCTAAAATTGTAATTGGTATGACGGTGGTTTCTTTTGCAACATCGGCGCCAGAATTAATTGTTAGTGTAAAATCTGCATTAAACGGTTTTCCAGATTTAGCTTTAGGAAATGTTGTGGGTTCTAATATTGCCAATTTAGGGTTGGTTTTAGGAATTACAGTTGTCTTGTCTAAGATTGATGTTCAGAAAAGTTTCTATAAAACCGATTGGCCTGTAATGATGATTGCGTCAGGGTTGTTGTTTTATTTTTTGTACAATGATAAAGTGATCGATTCTTATGAAGGTGTCATCTTGTTTTCTTGTTTGATTTTATTTTTAATTTATTTATTGCGTTTTCAAAAACAAGCAGTTGTTGATGAAATGCCAGAAGATGATGAAATGTTGCCTTTGTATAAAATAGCATTATTTTTTACGATTGGCGGAGTAGGATTGTGGGCTGGATCTGAGTTTTTAATAAAAGGAGCCGTAGATTTAGCAAAAGACTTTGGAGTTAGCGAACGTATAATTGGTGTAACAGTTGTTTCTGTCGGAACAAGTATTCCAGAATTAGCAGCTTCCGTAATTGCAGTGCTTAAAAAAGAAAAAGCAATTTCCCTCGGAAACTTAATAGGATCTAATATTTTTAACATTTTTGGGGTTTTAGGGATCACGGCAATGATTACACCAATACGGTTAAAAGATATTGAGTTGTTAGATTATGATATTTTTTGGATGCTAGGAATTTCCTTCTTAATACTTCCTCTTGTATTTTTTCCAAGAAAATTAAGACTAGATTGGAAAGACGGATTTATCTTATTGGTATTATATGGAATCTTTATTTTTACTACAATAAGCTAATTTTATAGCTTTTATTCAAGAAAATATAACTTTTTTTAAAGTTTACCCCTATTTTTTTAGGGGTATTTTTATTTTAAAAGTAATTTTTGTGTACTTTTGCCCTATCTAATTTTAATTTTAAATAAAAAATGGCAACAATTCGATTTAACGCATTAAAAGAAACATTGAATAGAGTTCCTGTAAAAATTACAGAAGAAGAAAGAAAGTCAGAGGCTTTTGGTAAAAATGTATTTAACGAGCATTCAATGCGTCAGTTTATGACAAAAGTGGCGTATCAAAGCGTGATGGATGCAATTGAGTTTGGAAAAAAAATTGATAGAAATGTTGCAGATCAAGTTGCTGCAGCAATGAAAGATTGGGCATTATCAAAAAATGCAACACATTATACACACTGGTTTCAGCCATTAACTGGTGCAACTGCAGAAAAGCATGATGCTTTTTTTGAAACGATTGGTAACGGAAGAGCAATGGAAAAGTTTGGTGGAGGAGAATTAGTGCAGCAAGAACCAGATGCTTCTAGTTTTCCGAATGGCGGAATAAGAAATACGTTTGAAGCGAGAGGTTATACTGCTTGGGATCCAACATCACCAGCATTTATTTACGGAACAACATTGTGTATTCCAACAATATTTGTTGCCTATACAGGAGAAGCATTAGATAATAAAGCTCCGTTATTAAGAGCATTACAAGCAATTGACAATTCTGCAACTGCAGTTTGTAAATATTTTGATAAAAATGTAACCAAGGTAAATGCGTCTTTAGGTTGGGAACAAGAATATTTTTTAATTGATTCTGCTTTGGCAATTTCTAGACCAGATATCAACTTAACAGGAAGAACATTATTAGGACATTCTCCAGCAAAAGGACAACAATTAGACGATCATTATTTTGGTTCAATTCCGCGTAGAGTATTGAGTTATATGCGAGATATGGAGCAAGAATGTATGTTGTTGGGAATTCCAGTAAAAACACGTCATAATGAAGTGGCGCCAAATCAATATGAATTGGCACCGATTTTTGAAGAAGCAAATTTAGCAGTAGATCACAATTCGTTGTTGATGGATGTGATGGAAAGAGTCGCTCAAAAACATAATTTTAGAGTATTATTTCATGAAAAACCATTTGCAGGAATCAATGGTTCAGGAAAACACAATAACTGGTCGTTGGCAACAAGTACGGGAGTGAATTTATTAAGTCCTGGAAAAACACCGATGAAAAATTTACAATTTTTAACCTTTTTTGTAAACACCATCAAAGCAGTGCATGATTATGAAGAATTGATTAGGGCATCAATTGCATCTGCAAGTAACGATCATCGTTTAGGAGCAAATGAAGCGCCACCAGCAATTATTTCTGTATTTATTGGTTCGCAATTATCCGCAGTTTTAGATGAATTGGAAAATGTTACCAAAGGAAAATTATCGCCAGAAGAAAAAACAGATTTAAAATTAAATATTGTAGGCAAAATTCCTGAGATTTTATTGGATAATACGGATAGAAACAGAACATCGCCTTTTGCTTTTACAGGAAACAAATTTGAATTAAGAGCAGTGGGTTCTTGGGCAAACTGTGCTGGTCCAATGACAGTTTTAAATACAATTGTAGCAAAACAATTAAAAGATTTTAAAATTGAAGTAGATGCTTTAATAGAAAAGAAAAGCTTAAAGAAAGATGAAGCTATTTTTAATATTTTAAGAGAATATATTAAAGCTTCAAAAAAGATCCGTTTCGAAGGAAATGGTTACGGAGAAGAGTGGGAAATTGAAGCAGTTAAAAGAGGGTTGAGTAATAATAAAACGACTCCTGAAGCGCTGAAGGAAAAAAAATCTAAGAAAACCATTGCTCTTTTTGAAGAAATGGGGGTAATGAGTAAAATTGAAACCGAAGCTCGCCATGAAATTGAACTGGAAGAATACATTTTAAGAATTCAAATTGAAGGAAGAGTTTTAGGGGATATTGCTAGAAATCATATTATTCCAACGGCAATTAAATATCAAAATACGTTGATAGAAAATGTAAGTGGATTGAAAAATATTTTTGGAGATAAATTTAAGGTTCACGCAAAAGAACAAATCGATTTGATCAAGAAAATATCAAAACATATTGCAGAAATAAACTCTAAAGTTGAAATA encodes:
- a CDS encoding glutamine synthetase III family protein, which gives rise to MATIRFNALKETLNRVPVKITEEERKSEAFGKNVFNEHSMRQFMTKVAYQSVMDAIEFGKKIDRNVADQVAAAMKDWALSKNATHYTHWFQPLTGATAEKHDAFFETIGNGRAMEKFGGGELVQQEPDASSFPNGGIRNTFEARGYTAWDPTSPAFIYGTTLCIPTIFVAYTGEALDNKAPLLRALQAIDNSATAVCKYFDKNVTKVNASLGWEQEYFLIDSALAISRPDINLTGRTLLGHSPAKGQQLDDHYFGSIPRRVLSYMRDMEQECMLLGIPVKTRHNEVAPNQYELAPIFEEANLAVDHNSLLMDVMERVAQKHNFRVLFHEKPFAGINGSGKHNNWSLATSTGVNLLSPGKTPMKNLQFLTFFVNTIKAVHDYEELIRASIASASNDHRLGANEAPPAIISVFIGSQLSAVLDELENVTKGKLSPEEKTDLKLNIVGKIPEILLDNTDRNRTSPFAFTGNKFELRAVGSWANCAGPMTVLNTIVAKQLKDFKIEVDALIEKKSLKKDEAIFNILREYIKASKKIRFEGNGYGEEWEIEAVKRGLSNNKTTPEALKEKKSKKTIALFEEMGVMSKIETEARHEIELEEYILRIQIEGRVLGDIARNHIIPTAIKYQNTLIENVSGLKNIFGDKFKVHAKEQIDLIKKISKHIAEINSKVEIMTDERKKANTLHGQEAADAYCNIVKPYFDEIRYHCDKLEMMVDDELWPLAKYRELLFTR
- a CDS encoding calcium/sodium antiporter — translated: MEFLYLILGLILLISGGNWLLKAAVAISLKLNIPKIVIGMTVVSFATSAPELIVSVKSALNGFPDLALGNVVGSNIANLGLVLGITVVLSKIDVQKSFYKTDWPVMMIASGLLFYFLYNDKVIDSYEGVILFSCLILFLIYLLRFQKQAVVDEMPEDDEMLPLYKIALFFTIGGVGLWAGSEFLIKGAVDLAKDFGVSERIIGVTVVSVGTSIPELAASVIAVLKKEKAISLGNLIGSNIFNIFGVLGITAMITPIRLKDIELLDYDIFWMLGISFLILPLVFFPRKLRLDWKDGFILLVLYGIFIFTTIS
- a CDS encoding SsrA-binding protein; this encodes MKKHFFKIVANVNKVVLPSFTKKQLDISKASKIQLAIIGWRAYVTMKSLD
- a CDS encoding putative signal transducing protein — protein: MTKEHIKIFTGTSILIDRLSYLLDKEKIPSLIKNHHESARLGGFGLAIDNIELFIYGSDLEKATPIIEEFKKEIAE